CCGGATGCAACTGGCGCGGCTCGAGGCTGGGCCCCTCGGGTGTCCTGCGCACGGCGATGGCAAATGCGTCCTGACGATCGTAGTCGAGTGAAACGTATTCGCTGGCCTGAAACCAGCGCAGCTTACGCACGCGCTCCGTGCTGACACGGCTGGCAGTGAAATTGGCGACGCAGGCGTTGGCGAACTCGATGCGCACGTTGGCGATATCAATCTTTGGCGTCAGCACGGGCAGGCCAACGGCGCGAATCTCCTTAACCTCTGAGTCAATCAATGACAGAACAATATCCAGATCGTGAATCATTAGATCCAGAACCACGTCGACATCCAGGCTACGCGGCGAAAACGGCGAGAGGCGATGCGCCTCAAAGAACAACGGTACACGCGCCACACTGCGCGCAGCCGCGACGGCTGGGTTGAAGCGTTCCAAGTGCCCCACTTGCAGGATGCGGTTATGACCACTGGCCGTCGCGACCATCTCGTCGGCCTCGGCCACGCTGCTGGCCAGCGGCTTTTCCACCAGCACGTCCACGCCGGACTCCAGCAACTCCACCGCGATGGCGGAATGGCTTTGGGTGGGCACCGACACCGTTGCGGCATCGACTTGCCCCTTCATATCCTGAAGACGCGCGAACGATTGGCACTGATACTTCGCGGCCATCTCCCGCGCGCGCGCAGGATCGGCATCGAAGATGCCCACCAGGTCCACGTCGGGCAGCTCACTATAAATGCGCGCGTGATTCTCGCCGAAGCGACCGACGCCGACCACGGCCACGCGAATTGTTTTTGCCATAGTTTGGGATTCGCCCATCAATTACTTCCCCGTAAGCGCACGAATAGTTCCCTGAAGTTCGGCTGCTGCAAGCGGCGTGCCCACCATGGCGATTCCCGCTTCGTCGGCGGCAGCAAGCAGAGCGTCGCGATCAAACAGCAACGCCTTTCCGGCATCTATACTGAGGGCGGTCGCGCCGGACTCGCGCATCACTTCAATCGTGGACATTCCCACCACGGGCACGTCAAAGCGCATGTCCTGCGCGGGCTTGGACACCTTCACCACGGTGAGCGGCTGCCCGGCTGCCAACTGCGCGGCACGGCGAATCACCGCGTCGGTGCCCTCCATGGCCTCGACAGCCACGCAAGCCTGACCGGCCACGACGATGCTCTGGCCGATATCCCAGCGCGCCAGCTCCCGCGCAACCTTCAGTCCATACTCAATGTTGCGCATCTCGTCCTCGTTGGGAGCGCGGCGCGTCAGCACGCCCGCGCCAGCCAGCAGCGGTTGCAGGAACAGCGTTGAGTCTTCCAGCACGATGCCCTCTTCCAGCAGCACCTTGGCCACGCCGCCGATCAGCGCATCCGTATTCTTCTCGCGCAGGGACATGAGCACCTTCACCAGTTTCCAGTCGGGACGGATGGATGAGAAGATT
The sequence above is a segment of the Acidobacteriota bacterium genome. Coding sequences within it:
- a CDS encoding LpxI family protein, giving the protein MTSQSASTIRYGLIAGNGQFPFLVLEAARSRGIEMVVAAIREEASPDLAAHASRLHWLSLGELSRLIDVFKQEGVSRAVMAGQVRHNKIFSSIRPDWKLVKVLMSLREKNTDALIGGVAKVLLEEGIVLEDSTLFLQPLLAGAGVLTRRAPNEDEMRNIEYGLKVARELARWDIGQSIVVAGQACVAVEAMEGTDAVIRRAAQLAAGQPLTVVKVSKPAQDMRFDVPVVGMSTIEVMRESGATALSIDAGKALLFDRDALLAAADEAGIAMVGTPLAAAELQGTIRALTGK
- a CDS encoding Gfo/Idh/MocA family oxidoreductase gives rise to the protein MAKTIRVAVVGVGRFGENHARIYSELPDVDLVGIFDADPARAREMAAKYQCQSFARLQDMKGQVDAATVSVPTQSHSAIAVELLESGVDVLVEKPLASSVAEADEMVATASGHNRILQVGHLERFNPAVAAARSVARVPLFFEAHRLSPFSPRSLDVDVVLDLMIHDLDIVLSLIDSEVKEIRAVGLPVLTPKIDIANVRIEFANACVANFTASRVSTERVRKLRWFQASEYVSLDYDRQDAFAIAVRRTPEGPSLEPRQLHPVKQEPLRAQLEAFIESVRTRKNPQVDGTHGRRALHLAHLILSEITLHGDRLMQAQDSFSMDHPLHASAGPMAGK